ATGCGGTTGACGGTGTCGATACTGACGGTCTCGCTCACGGTCCTCTCGCTCGCCATCGCGATGGCTGCCATCGCGCAACCCAGCTGCGCTGAGTCACGCAGCGGCAGCGCGGCCAACTGCGCGAGTGCGATTCCGGCCGTGAACGCGTCGCCAGCGCCGGTCGCGTTGATAAGCGTCGCGGGTGGCGCGGAAAGCGTCAGCGGGCCGGTTGAGTCGGCCGCGACCACGCCGCCGGCGCCCAGAGTGACGAACACGCGGCCGGCGCCGAGCGCGACCAGCTCGCGGGCAGCCTGCTCGGCGTCCTCGTGCGTGACCACCTCGCGGCCGAGCAGTGCGCCAGCCTCCAGCGCGTTGCAGTGCAAGGCGGCCAAGCGGTGGAGTATCGGCAGCGCGCGCGGAGCTTTCGCGACCGAGATCGCATCGAGGATCAACGGTGCCGGAGCGTACTCGCCGATCCAGGCGAGCGTCTCGGCGGGGAGGTTGGTGTCCACCACAACGAGCGCCGCCCGCGCTAACGCAAACGCGCGTGGCTCGAGCACGTCAGGCGTCAGGCGCTCCATCGCTCGCATGTCGTTCAGCGCGAGCGCCATGTCGCCGCTCGCGTCTAGAATCGCGACGTAGAGCGGGCCGGGCTCGTCGGCAAGTACGAGGGAGTAGGCGATGTCGACGCCGGCACGAGCGCACTCCTCGGCGAGGAAGCGGCCGTTGGCGTCGCCACCCAGCACCGTGATCAGCTGCGTCGCCACGCCTAGGCGCGCGAGGTTCTCGGCGATGTTGCGGCCCACGCCTCCGGGCGACAGCTCGACGCGGCCGGGGTTGGAGTCGCCAGGCACGAGCGCGGCGTCCGGCACGCCGAGGATGTCGACGTTCGCCCCGCCGATAAC
The DNA window shown above is from Coriobacteriia bacterium and carries:
- a CDS encoding carbohydrate kinase family protein translates to MPYSPLSVAPTGPVVVIGGANVDILGVPDAALVPGDSNPGRVELSPGGVGRNIAENLARLGVATQLITVLGGDANGRFLAEECARAGVDIAYSLVLADEPGPLYVAILDASGDMALALNDMRAMERLTPDVLEPRAFALARAALVVVDTNLPAETLAWIGEYAPAPLILDAISVAKAPRALPILHRLAALHCNALEAGALLGREVVTHEDAEQAARELVALGAGRVFVTLGAGGVVAADSTGPLTLSAPPATLINATGAGDAFTAGIALAQLAALPLRDSAQLGCAMAAIAMASERTVSETVSIDTVNR